In Mycobacterium sp. 050128, one genomic interval encodes:
- the mycP gene encoding type VII secretion-associated serine protease mycosin: MAPTARALTQRVAATALTCLLVILIAGLPAAQAIPPPVVDPGRVPADGKPASDQPMRQAFTCARTITVADPNVVLPAPGFTMLNVSKAWQYSTGNGVPVAVIDTGINPSRRLPVVAGGDYIMGGDGLSDCDAHGTVVASLIGAAPQGIPMPAPMPSAPAFPPPAGPPATDAAAPPPGGPPPPPAPPPPPSPVTITQTVAPPPPPPPPDAPSNGPGDPAPGQPDDPEVPPPPPGAPDGVAGIAPHATVISIRQSSRAFEPVNPGGGDFEGRKKAGTIATLASAIVHAANMGAKVINISVTACVSAADPLDQTAMGAAVWYAATVKDAVIVAAAGNDNEEGCAQNPTFDPLNASDPRDWHQVKTVSSPSWFSDYVLSVGAVDNTGAPINKSLAGPWVAAAAPGVGIMGLSPETGGPVNAYPPIRPGEKNMPFWGTSFSAAYVSGVAALVRAKYPGLSAHQIINRILQTAHNPPRGVDNQVGYGVVDPVAALTFDVPAGERLSPGAASRVLHPAPPPPLPDHRARNVAMIFAGVVAATIAVVALIVRARRER, translated from the coding sequence ATGGCGCCCACCGCTCGCGCACTGACCCAGCGGGTCGCCGCCACGGCGCTGACGTGCCTGCTGGTTATCTTGATAGCGGGACTACCTGCGGCCCAAGCGATTCCACCGCCAGTAGTTGATCCAGGCCGGGTACCGGCCGACGGCAAGCCGGCGTCCGATCAGCCGATGCGCCAAGCCTTCACCTGTGCACGGACGATTACCGTCGCCGATCCGAACGTGGTCCTGCCCGCGCCCGGCTTCACGATGCTCAACGTCAGCAAGGCCTGGCAGTATTCGACCGGCAACGGGGTGCCCGTCGCGGTCATCGACACCGGCATCAACCCGAGTCGCCGACTGCCGGTGGTGGCCGGTGGCGACTACATCATGGGCGGTGACGGTCTGAGCGACTGCGACGCGCACGGCACCGTCGTGGCGTCCTTGATTGGCGCTGCGCCGCAAGGCATTCCGATGCCGGCCCCGATGCCGAGCGCCCCCGCCTTCCCGCCACCGGCGGGCCCGCCGGCAACCGATGCGGCAGCACCGCCACCCGGCGGGCCACCGCCGCCGCCCGCACCTCCGCCACCGCCCTCGCCGGTGACGATCACCCAAACGGTGGCACCGCCGCCGCCACCGCCCCCACCCGACGCGCCATCGAACGGGCCGGGGGACCCCGCGCCCGGACAGCCCGACGATCCCGAGGTGCCACCACCGCCCCCGGGCGCACCCGATGGAGTCGCGGGCATCGCGCCGCACGCGACCGTCATCTCCATCCGCCAGTCCTCGCGTGCCTTCGAGCCGGTGAACCCCGGCGGCGGCGACTTCGAGGGACGCAAGAAGGCCGGCACCATCGCGACACTGGCCAGCGCGATTGTGCACGCGGCCAACATGGGCGCGAAGGTGATCAATATCAGTGTCACCGCCTGTGTTTCGGCCGCCGACCCGCTGGATCAGACCGCCATGGGCGCCGCGGTCTGGTACGCGGCCACGGTCAAAGATGCGGTCATCGTCGCCGCGGCCGGCAATGACAACGAAGAAGGCTGCGCCCAAAACCCGACCTTCGACCCGCTCAACGCGTCCGATCCGCGCGACTGGCACCAGGTCAAGACGGTATCGTCGCCGTCCTGGTTCTCCGACTACGTGTTGTCGGTGGGTGCGGTCGACAACACCGGCGCACCGATCAACAAGAGCCTGGCCGGACCCTGGGTGGCCGCGGCGGCACCGGGCGTCGGGATCATGGGTCTGTCGCCGGAAACCGGGGGACCCGTGAACGCCTACCCGCCGATCCGGCCGGGCGAGAAGAACATGCCGTTCTGGGGCACCAGCTTTTCCGCGGCGTATGTCAGCGGGGTGGCGGCGTTGGTGCGGGCCAAATATCCGGGACTGTCCGCACACCAGATCATCAACAGGATTCTGCAGACCGCGCACAATCCACCCCGCGGTGTGGACAACCAGGTTGGCTACGGCGTGGTGGACCCGGTGGCCGCGCTGACCTTCGATGTGCCTGCGGGGGAACGGCTTTCACCCGGTGCCGCCAGTCGTGTTCTGCACCCGGCACCGCCGCCACCGCTACCGGATCACCGCGCCCGCAATGTCGCAATGATCTTCGCCGGTGTGGTGGCGGCGACGATCGCGGTCGTCGCGCTGATCGTTCGAGCGAGGCGCGAGCGATGA
- the eccE gene encoding type VII secretion protein EccE: MTAATKLTIIFAIFIAATIGWAVGGYPGAAAGLVIGIALGVIRWRGQPMWSWLILWLRRRRPIAWTEPLTVANDRAGGGIRCQDGVAVAAVQLLGKAHAPTLFTGSTATYTENSFDVTELMPLLHQSLGLTLDSLSVVTVGARRRSTGDYPRVYDTLIGTPPYAGQRETWLIVRIAALGNVEALRGRTSLGTATLAAAQRIGAALRQRGIRAKVATATDIVEMERRLGRSALDVSNRRWRSVRGDSGWLTTYWYRPGDITSETLAEAWSARVDGIVQNITLFGDGTATATVTVRSAQPPSASLSMRLKTLRGEQAQAVAASLCGPLPPLRGIRRGVLHGPLVLPIGPSGVLLGKVAGGNRMLLPLDDAGEFSRVHVAAEDALAKRFIIRLAGAGERITVHTRNMQRWASVRMPDVAVTDQPKPVSGTTVSVVDGSMSPAPRPSTLISIGAPGEPYRGTANVLITQTGPATVDVIAADGHLYEVEVELFRAENRYVSSEPMALRTPDLEAVDTP; this comes from the coding sequence ATGACCGCTGCCACGAAGCTGACGATCATCTTCGCCATCTTCATCGCCGCCACGATTGGATGGGCGGTCGGCGGATACCCCGGTGCGGCAGCGGGTTTGGTGATCGGGATCGCGCTCGGCGTGATCCGATGGCGCGGCCAGCCGATGTGGTCCTGGTTGATCCTGTGGCTTCGGCGCCGTCGCCCGATCGCGTGGACGGAGCCGCTCACGGTGGCCAATGACCGTGCCGGCGGCGGCATCCGCTGCCAGGACGGCGTCGCCGTGGCCGCGGTCCAGCTGCTCGGAAAGGCGCACGCACCAACGCTGTTCACCGGTTCGACCGCGACCTATACCGAAAACTCCTTCGACGTCACCGAGCTGATGCCGCTGCTGCACCAGAGCCTGGGCCTCACCCTGGATTCGCTGAGCGTGGTCACCGTGGGCGCCCGCCGTCGCAGCACGGGCGACTATCCGCGGGTGTACGACACGCTGATCGGCACACCGCCCTATGCCGGCCAGCGCGAGACGTGGCTCATCGTGCGCATCGCGGCCCTGGGCAATGTCGAGGCGCTGCGCGGGCGCACCTCGCTCGGCACCGCCACCCTCGCGGCCGCCCAGCGAATCGGCGCGGCGCTGCGGCAACGCGGCATCCGCGCCAAGGTCGCCACCGCCACCGACATCGTCGAGATGGAGCGGCGGTTGGGCCGCTCCGCGCTGGACGTCTCGAATCGGCGGTGGCGATCGGTGCGCGGCGACAGCGGGTGGTTGACCACCTATTGGTACCGGCCCGGCGACATCACCTCGGAGACGCTGGCCGAAGCATGGTCGGCACGCGTCGACGGGATTGTGCAGAACATCACGCTTTTCGGTGACGGCACCGCGACGGCCACCGTCACCGTACGCAGCGCCCAGCCACCGTCGGCGTCATTGAGCATGCGACTGAAGACCTTGCGGGGCGAGCAGGCACAGGCCGTCGCCGCGAGTCTGTGCGGACCGCTGCCACCTTTGCGCGGCATCCGTCGTGGGGTGCTGCACGGTCCGCTCGTCCTCCCGATCGGGCCGTCGGGTGTGCTGCTCGGCAAGGTCGCCGGCGGGAATCGGATGCTGCTGCCGCTCGACGACGCCGGGGAGTTCAGCCGGGTGCATGTCGCCGCAGAGGACGCGCTGGCCAAGCGGTTCATCATCCGCCTGGCCGGTGCCGGCGAGCGGATCACGGTGCACACTCGAAACATGCAGCGGTGGGCCAGTGTTCGGATGCCGGACGTCGCCGTGACCGACCAGCCTAAGCCGGTGTCGGGCACCACGGTCAGCGTCGTCGACGGCAGCATGTCGCCGGCGCCGCGACCGAGCACCCTGATCTCGATCGGCGCGCCGGGCGAGCCGTACCGGGGAACCGCAAACGTGTTGATCACCCAGACGGGTCCGGCGACGGTCGATGTGATCGCAGCCGACGGTCACCTGTATGAGGTGGAAGTCGAGCTATTCCGCGCCGAGAATAGGTACGTATCGTCGGAACCGATGGCATTGCGAACCCCTGATCTCGAAGCGGTGGACACCCCATGA
- the eccA gene encoding type VII secretion AAA-ATPase EccA encodes MTSSTTPAAARKYFDAAMALLDSDPAAATARFREATEVDPSMADAWLGRIAAGDEALSTVEQLYNYGSRLHRETNRIGARLSAPIKAGPYLSISVTEASHAGLALASALIDDRQYEKAEALLGDSTLLDTWENHQWKQYIESYLMFATQRWPDVISVAAAILPPQAIIMSAVTAATCTLAAHAAAHLGQARVALEWTDRVELRAGFGVPTETRRQHLETAVTAVDPTDFPLIAADLAYVRGMAHRQLGEEPKAQIWLSKATINGALIEPAKQALADPALQLVVTDEDAISSRTNKWDVTTELSEQQRQEEEHQERRTELLQEGRALLDNQVGLADVKRAVAELEDQIEVRALRLAAGLPVANQTNHMLLVGPPGTGKTTTAEALGKIYAGLGIVRHPEIVEVKRADFCGEHIGASGPKTNELINRSLGRILFMDEFYSLVERHQDGRPDMIGMEAVNQLLVALEVHRFDFCFIGAGYEKEVDEFLTVNPGLAGRFNRKLRFESYTPDELVEIAVRYGKPRATVLEPATAEALSAACATLRGYRAPDGQHGIDVMHNGRFARNVVERAERLRDSRVAAQHRVDKGSVTVEDLQTLRTQDVVAAVRDACAEKHVPIVL; translated from the coding sequence ATGACCAGCAGTACGACGCCGGCCGCCGCGCGAAAGTATTTTGACGCGGCGATGGCGTTGCTCGACAGCGACCCCGCCGCGGCCACGGCCCGGTTTCGGGAGGCAACCGAAGTCGACCCGTCGATGGCCGACGCCTGGCTGGGCCGGATCGCCGCGGGTGACGAGGCGTTGTCGACCGTCGAACAGCTCTACAACTACGGCAGCCGGCTGCACCGCGAGACCAACCGGATCGGTGCGCGACTGTCGGCCCCGATCAAAGCCGGGCCGTATCTGTCGATTTCGGTGACCGAGGCCTCGCATGCCGGCCTGGCGCTGGCGAGTGCGCTCATCGACGATCGCCAATACGAGAAAGCCGAAGCGCTGCTTGGTGATTCGACGTTGCTGGACACCTGGGAAAACCACCAGTGGAAGCAGTACATCGAGTCCTACCTGATGTTCGCCACCCAACGGTGGCCGGATGTCATCTCGGTGGCCGCGGCCATCTTGCCACCGCAGGCCATCATCATGTCGGCGGTCACCGCGGCCACCTGCACGCTGGCGGCACATGCCGCGGCCCATCTCGGGCAGGCTCGCGTCGCGCTGGAATGGACCGACCGGGTCGAGCTGCGCGCCGGGTTCGGCGTCCCGACCGAGACGCGTCGTCAGCACCTCGAAACCGCGGTCACCGCAGTCGATCCCACCGACTTCCCGTTGATCGCCGCCGACCTCGCCTACGTGCGCGGGATGGCACATCGCCAGCTCGGCGAGGAGCCCAAGGCGCAGATCTGGCTGTCGAAGGCGACGATCAACGGCGCATTGATCGAGCCGGCCAAACAAGCGCTGGCCGACCCCGCGCTGCAGTTGGTCGTCACCGACGAGGACGCCATCAGTTCGCGCACCAACAAATGGGACGTGACCACCGAGCTGTCGGAGCAACAGCGACAGGAGGAGGAGCACCAGGAGCGGCGCACCGAACTGCTGCAGGAGGGCCGCGCGTTACTCGACAACCAAGTCGGGTTGGCCGACGTCAAACGCGCGGTCGCCGAACTCGAAGACCAGATCGAGGTTCGTGCGCTACGGCTGGCGGCGGGCCTGCCGGTGGCCAATCAGACCAACCACATGCTGCTGGTCGGACCGCCCGGCACCGGTAAGACCACTACCGCCGAGGCGCTCGGCAAGATCTACGCCGGGCTGGGCATCGTGCGTCATCCGGAGATCGTCGAAGTCAAGCGGGCGGATTTCTGCGGCGAGCACATCGGCGCATCGGGGCCGAAGACCAACGAGCTGATCAACCGATCGCTGGGCCGCATCCTGTTCATGGACGAGTTCTATTCGCTGGTGGAACGCCACCAGGACGGTCGGCCGGACATGATCGGCATGGAGGCGGTCAACCAGCTGCTGGTCGCGCTCGAGGTGCACCGGTTCGACTTCTGCTTCATCGGCGCGGGATACGAAAAGGAAGTCGACGAATTCCTCACCGTGAACCCGGGTCTGGCGGGCCGGTTCAACCGCAAACTGCGCTTCGAGTCCTACACACCCGATGAGTTGGTGGAAATCGCCGTCCGCTACGGCAAGCCGCGCGCCACGGTTCTCGAACCCGCCACCGCCGAGGCGCTGAGCGCCGCCTGCGCAACATTACGCGGGTACCGCGCACCCGATGGCCAGCACGGTATCGACGTCATGCACAACGGCCGGTTCGCGCGCAATGTCGTTGAGCGAGCGGAACGGTTGCGCGACTCGCGGGTGGCCGCGCAGCACCGTGTCGACAAAGGGTCGGTGACCGTCGAGGATCTGCAAACGCTACGTACCCAGGACGTCGTTGCGGCGGTGCGGGACGCGTGTGCGGAAAAGCATGTGCCGATAGTGCTTTGA
- the mycP gene encoding type VII secretion-associated serine protease mycosin, whose product MHRILLITVALLLAMVSAPPAVAVSPPLIDSTAVPPDVTGPDQPLEQKRVCKAPLSLPGTNFHDAPWPNTYLGITQAQKFATGAGVTVAVIDTGVDASPRVPAEPGGDFVVKDGNGLSDCDSHGTLTASIIAGRPSLTDGFVGVAPDARLVSVRQTSEAFEPKDSQPDQSDPNATPAAGSVRSLARAVVHAANLGAGVINISEAACFKAKKQVDETTLGGALNYAVNVKGAVVVVAAGNVGGDCQQNPPPDAAIPSDPRGWQVVQTIVTPAWYAPLVLTVGGVGQNGAPSEFSMHGPWVSVAAAADNVIALGPGGDPVDALSGKEGPVPIAGTSFAAAYVSGLAALVRQKFPDLTPAQVMHRIVATARHPGGGVDDAVGTGIIDAVAALTWDVPTGPPTTVDPVKAIQAPVPVPGPDHGPIDAVTMGVMGLLVALGLAALVGRALKRD is encoded by the coding sequence GTGCACCGTATCTTGCTGATCACGGTGGCGTTGCTGCTAGCCATGGTCAGTGCACCTCCCGCCGTGGCGGTATCGCCACCGTTGATCGACTCGACGGCGGTTCCACCCGATGTGACGGGTCCCGATCAGCCCCTGGAGCAGAAGCGTGTCTGTAAGGCGCCGTTGTCACTGCCGGGCACCAATTTCCACGACGCACCGTGGCCCAATACCTACCTCGGGATCACCCAGGCCCAGAAGTTCGCGACGGGAGCCGGCGTCACGGTGGCCGTGATCGATACCGGGGTGGACGCCTCGCCCCGGGTTCCGGCCGAGCCTGGTGGCGACTTCGTCGTCAAGGACGGCAACGGGCTCTCCGATTGCGACTCGCACGGGACGCTCACCGCGTCGATCATCGCCGGGCGGCCCTCGCTGACCGACGGATTCGTCGGTGTCGCACCCGACGCGCGTTTGGTCTCGGTGCGCCAGACGTCGGAGGCCTTCGAGCCGAAGGATTCCCAACCCGACCAAAGCGACCCGAACGCGACGCCGGCCGCCGGCTCCGTACGCAGCTTGGCCCGCGCGGTGGTGCACGCGGCCAATCTGGGTGCCGGAGTGATCAACATCAGCGAGGCGGCCTGCTTCAAGGCGAAAAAGCAGGTCGACGAGACCACCTTGGGTGGCGCGCTCAACTACGCGGTCAACGTCAAGGGCGCCGTGGTCGTCGTCGCGGCCGGCAACGTCGGCGGGGATTGCCAGCAGAATCCGCCGCCCGACGCGGCCATTCCCTCCGATCCCCGCGGCTGGCAAGTGGTTCAGACGATTGTCACGCCGGCCTGGTACGCGCCACTGGTGCTGACCGTCGGGGGCGTCGGGCAAAACGGGGCACCGAGCGAATTTTCGATGCACGGACCGTGGGTGAGTGTGGCCGCCGCCGCCGACAACGTGATCGCGCTCGGCCCCGGCGGCGACCCGGTGGATGCGTTGTCGGGCAAGGAGGGCCCGGTGCCGATCGCGGGGACCTCGTTCGCGGCGGCGTACGTGTCCGGTCTGGCGGCGCTGGTGCGGCAGAAATTCCCCGACCTGACGCCGGCGCAGGTCATGCACCGGATCGTTGCGACGGCGCGCCACCCCGGGGGCGGCGTGGACGATGCCGTCGGTACGGGCATCATCGATGCGGTCGCGGCGCTCACCTGGGACGTGCCCACCGGGCCGCCGACGACGGTGGATCCGGTCAAAGCGATTCAAGCCCCGGTGCCGGTGCCGGGCCCCGATCACGGGCCGATCGATGCTGTCACGATGGGGGTCATGGGTTTGCTCGTCGCGCTGGGCCTGGCCGCGCTCGTCGGGCGAGCACTGAAACGGGACTGA
- the eccE gene encoding type VII secretion protein EccE: MRSLRLRFSSGHAMWAAALAPLCILLFMGTRYEWAGPTLVGVGAVIATVTFRGRRLTGWVVAMFAWLLRHRRSLELPSEAEVGATVLPGDHVAVRWQGEHLVAVIELIPRPFTPTVVVDGKANTDDVVDTRLLEQLLAVHCPDLEAEVVSAGFRVGKTASAEVLNLYREVIGRDPAPAYRRTWIVMRADPLRAQASARRRDEGAAGIARYLVASTTRIADRLASHGVDAECARSFDDFDHATEISFVREKWSKIKGQDNFTAAYIAPGGPDVWWSAPADHTITRVRIAAGMAPRSTVLLTTAKKAKRPRGFSRVSGGQRAALQGQTVVSGRHWQLPIGSAGVLVGETASQYPVYMPFDDVDASINLGDARAFMQFAVRAAAAGGTVTLAAHFQEFADLIGANVGPESKVSWPHATTYLGRHSGVDRVILRNNVISTPRHRQLPIQPVSQPDESRYLSALPGRREGS; this comes from the coding sequence ATGCGATCACTACGACTCCGGTTCAGCAGCGGTCACGCGATGTGGGCGGCCGCGCTGGCTCCGCTGTGCATCCTGCTGTTCATGGGGACGCGCTACGAGTGGGCCGGCCCAACCCTGGTGGGGGTCGGCGCCGTGATCGCGACGGTCACCTTCCGCGGCCGGCGGCTCACCGGCTGGGTGGTGGCGATGTTCGCTTGGCTGCTGCGGCATCGCCGGTCACTCGAACTCCCCTCCGAGGCCGAGGTCGGTGCCACCGTCCTGCCCGGCGACCACGTGGCCGTGCGCTGGCAAGGCGAGCATCTGGTCGCGGTCATCGAGCTCATTCCGCGGCCGTTCACGCCGACGGTGGTCGTCGACGGGAAGGCGAACACCGACGATGTGGTCGACACGCGGTTGCTCGAGCAACTGCTCGCGGTGCACTGCCCCGACTTGGAGGCCGAGGTGGTGTCGGCCGGCTTCCGGGTGGGCAAGACGGCGTCCGCGGAGGTGCTGAATTTGTACCGGGAAGTGATCGGTCGTGACCCCGCGCCGGCGTACCGGCGGACCTGGATCGTGATGCGCGCCGACCCGCTGCGCGCTCAGGCGTCGGCGCGGCGGCGCGACGAGGGCGCCGCGGGGATCGCCCGCTACCTGGTGGCGTCGACCACGCGGATCGCCGACCGGTTGGCCAGCCACGGCGTCGATGCCGAATGTGCACGCAGTTTCGACGATTTCGACCACGCGACCGAGATCAGCTTCGTGCGGGAGAAGTGGTCGAAGATCAAGGGGCAGGACAACTTCACCGCCGCCTACATCGCGCCGGGCGGCCCGGATGTGTGGTGGTCGGCGCCGGCCGATCACACCATCACCCGGGTCCGCATCGCCGCGGGGATGGCGCCGCGCTCCACGGTGCTGCTGACCACGGCGAAGAAAGCGAAAAGACCGCGCGGCTTTTCGCGCGTATCGGGTGGGCAGCGTGCCGCGCTGCAAGGCCAGACCGTCGTCTCCGGCCGCCACTGGCAACTGCCGATCGGCTCGGCGGGCGTACTGGTCGGCGAGACGGCGAGCCAGTATCCGGTCTACATGCCGTTCGACGATGTCGACGCGAGCATCAACCTGGGTGATGCCCGGGCATTCATGCAATTCGCCGTCCGTGCGGCGGCCGCGGGCGGAACCGTGACGCTCGCAGCGCATTTCCAGGAATTCGCCGATCTGATCGGCGCGAACGTCGGGCCGGAGTCGAAGGTGTCGTGGCCGCACGCGACAACGTATCTGGGCCGGCATTCCGGGGTGGACCGGGTGATCTTGCGCAACAACGTGATCAGCACCCCACGGCACCGCCAATTGCCGATCCAACCGGTTTCCCAGCCCGACGAAAGCCGCTATCTGAGCGCGCTGCCCGGTAGGCGCGAAGGCTCCTGA
- a CDS encoding YbaB/EbfC family nucleoid-associated protein, translating to MQPQEHPQATAVMDEFKKFGDVLEGALKQRGTGSFTAKDESETVEVVINGDMCVTQVHIEDGLLRLGAETVQERINEALAKATSEAAASIEASQAETFEKLSKIVDSLQKIAGED from the coding sequence GTGCAACCACAAGAGCACCCGCAGGCCACTGCGGTCATGGACGAGTTCAAGAAGTTCGGCGACGTCCTCGAGGGCGCCTTGAAGCAGCGGGGCACCGGCTCCTTCACGGCCAAGGACGAATCGGAGACCGTCGAGGTGGTCATCAACGGTGACATGTGTGTGACGCAGGTTCACATCGAGGACGGCCTGCTGCGGTTGGGCGCCGAAACAGTGCAGGAGCGCATCAACGAGGCGCTCGCGAAGGCCACCTCCGAGGCGGCGGCGAGCATCGAGGCGAGCCAGGCGGAGACCTTCGAAAAGCTGTCCAAGATCGTCGATTCGCTGCAGAAGATCGCCGGAGAGGATTAG
- a CDS encoding sulfotransferase family protein: MQLFVVGPPRSGLTIVTQFLNDHEDIKIFDEIDLIEVDRSGGPVVGTLAAFLLERDRYQAYRRRLQETADPAQALRAIMSEIARPCPIWGEKNPRYAMRLAGLRRCFPEAVVLFVLRDPREVVNSYLLHRDSDQRTDLDFWIKDTVADALALVEGSLDPLAADDAALVTLRYEAFAAQPRETLDTALQPWGLRFSDNAVASAHHAPETVGDNQFYRSGAPLPWKAGNLAPLRRAPSRRARIDADDPTWSQVDALAQRFGYN, encoded by the coding sequence GTGCAGCTGTTTGTCGTGGGGCCGCCGAGGTCCGGGTTGACCATCGTCACCCAGTTCCTCAACGACCATGAAGACATCAAGATCTTCGACGAGATCGATCTGATCGAAGTCGATCGGTCCGGGGGGCCGGTCGTGGGAACTTTGGCGGCCTTCCTGCTCGAGCGTGACCGCTACCAGGCTTATCGGCGCCGCCTGCAGGAGACGGCGGACCCGGCCCAGGCCCTGCGGGCGATCATGAGCGAAATCGCCCGGCCCTGCCCGATCTGGGGCGAGAAGAACCCGAGGTATGCGATGCGGCTGGCGGGCCTGCGGCGATGCTTTCCCGAGGCTGTCGTCCTGTTCGTGCTGCGCGATCCGCGTGAGGTGGTGAACTCGTATCTGCTGCACCGGGATTCGGACCAGCGCACCGATTTGGACTTCTGGATCAAGGACACGGTTGCCGACGCCCTCGCGCTGGTGGAAGGTTCCCTGGATCCGCTGGCGGCTGACGACGCAGCGTTGGTGACGCTGCGCTACGAAGCCTTTGCGGCTCAGCCCAGGGAGACGCTCGACACCGCCTTGCAGCCGTGGGGTCTGAGGTTTTCCGACAACGCGGTCGCATCGGCTCATCACGCCCCGGAGACGGTCGGCGACAACCAGTTCTACCGTAGTGGCGCCCCGCTGCCGTGGAAGGCCGGTAACCTCGCGCCGCTTCGCCGGGCACCATCGCGCCGGGCCCGCATCGATGCCGACGACCCGACCTGGTCCCAGGTCGATGCCCTGGCGCAGCGCTTCGGTTACAACTGA
- a CDS encoding glycosyltransferase family 9 protein: MALSELLQAQRPAFCFVTNVGDAVLTLPTLRALGEMFSAPITLICPKVAFDLCFREVSPRLIDVTGLPLIGPPPLPGGPQRPPDYDALAAEIGPVDVFIDMLPWSSLSSIIIHPLLQRLAPTMSIGFTAGHDIVIPKGDCHSADSTFRLAQLFDPSLRIESYAQPVPIPASVQQQARSMRAAVAARTKVLAVHADSNWMEKRWPVTRFIDLLDQFLARHSDFVAWVVGMGNEDLNVGRHGDRVVSHLGLPLDLTMGLVAAADLFVGIDSSMLHAADLARVPGVGLFGATRAEEWGFRFAPHRHIDTSTMADITVEAVLDALEELVDHDIVVRRDGPAV; the protein is encoded by the coding sequence ATGGCGTTAAGTGAACTGCTGCAGGCGCAAAGACCCGCGTTTTGTTTCGTCACCAATGTCGGCGACGCCGTGCTGACGCTGCCCACCCTGCGTGCGTTGGGCGAAATGTTCAGTGCACCAATCACATTGATCTGTCCCAAGGTCGCATTCGACCTGTGCTTCCGGGAGGTAAGCCCGCGGCTCATCGACGTCACGGGCCTGCCCCTGATAGGACCGCCGCCATTGCCGGGAGGTCCGCAGCGGCCTCCCGATTACGATGCGCTGGCGGCGGAAATCGGTCCGGTCGATGTCTTCATCGACATGCTGCCGTGGAGCTCGCTGTCCAGCATCATCATTCACCCCCTCCTGCAACGCCTGGCGCCGACGATGAGCATCGGCTTTACCGCCGGGCACGACATCGTGATCCCCAAAGGGGATTGTCACTCTGCGGACTCGACATTCAGGTTGGCCCAGCTGTTCGATCCGTCGCTGCGCATCGAAAGCTATGCCCAGCCGGTGCCCATCCCGGCGTCCGTGCAGCAGCAGGCCCGATCGATGCGGGCCGCGGTTGCAGCCCGGACCAAAGTGCTCGCCGTGCATGCGGACAGCAATTGGATGGAGAAGCGCTGGCCCGTCACCAGATTCATCGATCTGCTGGATCAGTTCTTGGCGCGTCACTCCGACTTTGTGGCCTGGGTGGTCGGGATGGGAAACGAGGACCTCAATGTCGGCCGGCACGGCGATCGCGTGGTTTCGCACCTCGGACTGCCACTCGACCTCACTATGGGCTTGGTCGCCGCCGCAGACCTTTTCGTCGGGATAGATTCCAGCATGCTGCATGCCGCCGATCTGGCGCGAGTGCCCGGCGTCGGGCTTTTCGGCGCAACGCGTGCCGAGGAATGGGGGTTCAGGTTTGCGCCACACCGTCACATCGATACGAGCACGATGGCCGACATCACGGTCGAAGCGGTCCTGGACGCGCTGGAAGAGCTGGTCGACCATGACATTGTGGTGCGACGCGACGGCCCGGCCGTCTAA